A region from the Vicia villosa cultivar HV-30 ecotype Madison, WI linkage group LG3, Vvil1.0, whole genome shotgun sequence genome encodes:
- the LOC131659151 gene encoding uncharacterized protein LOC131659151, with product MSVSEYAEKFEDMAAYSRQAAYAPDELWKIDQFLMGLNADIVHSVSQREFTTYAECLRQCYVAENTLKRVQEEREQNRPVCRDHGRSGQHLKPRTSPAVKKQTHGGNLTQPPWCGKCNKKHHGNCRPDFGNCYRFHQPGHYARDCTAPDVPEKTKGRVYTLDAKKAQGNPNLVAGTCYVNNQPLFVLVDCGAIHSFISYHCVRRLGFETSFLPNPMVFSSPTDDVVEARDVCKECSITFNGHRFFIDLICLPLKKIDVVLGMDWLSTNSVYIGCKEKAIFIPTEETTPTDAIKHLLEGTVNMINYLFAQEKSFLLVLTSDSKDKKGVLEILIIRVKSSDVSKTAFRMRYSHYEFLVMPFGVTNALAIFMDYMNRVFQPYLDQFVVIFIDDILIYSQTIEEHMEHLTIVLSVLREKQLFAKFIKCEFWMSEVKFLGHVISGGGVVVDPSKVEAVINWDRPKNATEKLKEKLTTAPVLVIPDPNRSYEVFYDASKKVLGGVLMQDGQVVAYASR from the exons ATGTCGGTGTCTgaatatgctgagaagtttgaagaCATGGCTGCCTATTCTAGACAAGCAGCTTATGCACCAGATGAGTTGTGGAAGATTGATCAGTTTCTCATGGGGCTGAATGCTGATATTGTACACAGTGTGTCTCAAAGGGAGTTTACCACTTATGCAGAATGTCTGAGACAATGCTATGTTGCTGAGAACACATTGAAGAGGGTCCAAGAGGAGAGAGAGCAGAACAGGCCGGTTTGCAGGGATCACGGAAGGTCGGGACAGCATTTGAAACCCCGTACTTCTCCAGCGGTGAAGAAACAGACCCATGGTGGTAACTTAACTCAACCTCCTTGGTGTGGCAAGTGCAACAAGAAGCATCATGGGAATTGTAGGCCGGATTTTGGAAATTGTTACAGGTTCCATCAACCAGGGCATTATGCGAGGGATTGTACTGCCCCAGATGTTCCTGAGAAGACTAAAGGTCGTGTTTACACCTTGGATGCGAAGAAGGCTCAAGGAAACCCCAACCTTGTTGCTGGTACGTGTTATGTCAATAATCAACCCTTGTTTGTATTAGTAGATTGTGGAGCGATACATTCTTTTATCTCTTATCATTGTGTGCGGAGGCTTGGTTTTGAAACAAGTTTTCTTCCAAATCCTATGGTTTTTTCTTCGCCTACTGATGATGTAGTAGAAGCTCGAGACGTTTGTAAGGAGTGTTCTATTACCTTCAATGGTCACAGATTTTTTATTGACCTTATCTGTCTGCCGCTTAAGAAGATCGATGTAGTGCTGGGAATGGACTGGTTGTCAACTAACTCGGTGTACATCGGTTGTAAAGAGAAGGCTATCTTCATCCCTACTGAGGAGACTACACCAACCGATGCCATTAAACATCTTCTTGAAGGTACGGTTAACATGATCAATTACCTTTTTGCTCAAGAGAAGTCTTTCCTTTTGGTTCTTACGTCTGACTCCAAGGACAAGAAGGGTGTATTGGAGATTCTGATT ATTCGGGTTAAGAGTTCGGATGTATCTAAGACTGCTTTTAGGATGAGATACAGTCATTATGAGTTCTTGGTTATGCCATTCGGGGTAACCAATGCTCTTGCTATCTTTATGGATTACATGAACCGGGTGTTTCAACCAtatttggatcagtttgtggtaaTCTTCATAGACGACATCTTGATCTACTCTCAGACTATCGAAGAGCACATGGAGCATTTGACGATTGTGTTGTCGGTTCTTCGAGAGAAGCAGTTGTTCGCAAAGTTTATTAAGTGTGAGTTCTGGATGTCCGAAGTTAAGTTTCTTGGACATGTCATATCTGGCGGCGGCGTAGTTGTAGACCCTTCAAAGGTAGAAGCAGTGATAAATTGGGATCGACCCAAGAATGCAACTGAG AAACTCAAGGAGAAACTGACTACTGCTCCAGTGTTGGTGATCCCAGATCCAAACCGATCTTACGAAGTGTTCTACGATGCTTCTAAGAAAGTCTTGGGTGGAGTGTTGATGCAAGATGGACAGGTTGTAGCTTATGCATCTAGAtag